CCGCCACGAGGGCCGCCACCTGGCCGACGACGTCGACGGCCCCGTGGTGGTGCAGGTGCCACCCGCTGCCGTCGTGGTCGGTCATCCGCGGCGCGGCCGTCCAGCGGCGGAGCAGCGCGTTGACCGCGGCCGCCCGCCCCTCCCCCGCCGCGTCGACGACGGCGAGCCAGCCGCCCTCCAGCACGTCCCGGACGCCGGCGACCGCGGCGTCGTCGACGGCCGCCGGGAGCACGAGACCCGCGGCGGCGCAGCGGCGTGCCAGGTCGGCCGGACCGCCGGGCGGCGCGTTGACGAGGTCGACCGCCAGCCGGACCGACGCCCGGCCGTCATGGTTGAAGTGCACGGACCCATGACACCACGGTGGCGGCGTGGAACCTCTGGAGCACTCCTGGCAGGTCCGGTCCCGGCACGCGACGGCCGACGGTGTCGTCGCCTACGAGGCGTGCCGCTGCGGCACCTGGCGGGTCGTCACCGCCGGCGCCGTCGTCGCCGTCGCGGCGCCGCCCGTCGACCTCAGCGGTGGGACAGGAGGCGACGGGCGGTCGAGCCGTCGACGACGAGGTCGGTGACGAGCCCGGCCGCGAGCGCGGCGGCCAGCGCGGGCACCTTGCCCGTGCCCGCCACGGCGCAGACGCGGCGGGGGATGCGGCGCAGCACCGGCGGCGGCGGGCCGCTCGAGCGCGCGTTGAGCGGCACGCCCTGCCAGCTGCCGTCCGCGCGCAGGAAGACGGTGCAGACGTCGCCGACGACGTGCTCCTCCGCGAGGGACAGCCGGTCGGCGTCGGTGAGGTAGCCCGCGGTGTACACGCGGCTCGGGACGCCGCCGGCGACGGCGCCGACGCCGAACAGCGCGACGTCGCAGCGCTGCTGCAGCGCGAGGACGCCCTGGACGCTCCGCTCGCGCCACATCGCCCGCCGGGTGGCGGCGGCGTCGAAGAAGGCCGGCACCGGGAACTGGTGCACCTCGGCGCCCCACGCGGCGCCGAAGCGGTCGATGACCTCCCCCGCGTAGCCGAGCCCGGTGCTGCGCGAGTTGGCCGCGCCGTTGAGCTGGACGACGTGGGCGTCGACCGTCGAGCGGGCCACGAGGTGGCGGGCGACGGCGCTCGTCGTCGTCCCCCAGGCGACGCCGAGCACGAGCCCGCTGCCCATGAGGTCGCCGAGCAGCCCCGCCGTCGCGTCGGCCACCGCCTCGAGCCGGGCGAGCTCGGTCGCGCCCTCCGGGACGGGGGCCACGACGGCCTCGACCCCGAAGCGGTCGCCGAGCGCGGCGGCCAGCGCCGGCGCACGTCCGTGCACGGGGGCGACCGTCACCGTGACGATGCCCCGGGCACGCGCCGCGTCGAGCATCCGGGAGACGGTGCTGCGCGAGACGCCCTCCTCCCGCGCGACGACGTCCATGGTGACGCGGTCGATCCAGTAGCGGCGGGCCACCCGCTCGAGGTCGTCGTCGTCGACCGGCACCGCTCCCCCTCGTCCCGCACACCCGGTGCGACGCCGGGCATCTCGGACGCCAGTGTGCACGTCCGTGCAGGCGGTGGCGCCGTCGGCCGTCGAGGAGCAGAGTCGCGATCACGGACGAGGGCGCCGACGGGGCGCCCTCCCCGACGACGAGCGGGCGAGGTCGCCCGCACGGAGGGCACCCATGAGCACGAGCACCACCACGGCCACCAGCCGGCAGGTCGGCCCGAGCACCGCCCTGTCCCCCGCCTCCCGCACCGAGGCGCTGCGGCGCATGCGCTCGGAGACCCTCGACGTCCTCGTCGTCGGCGGCGGCGTCACGGGCGCCGGCGCGGCGCTGGACGCGGCGAGCCGCGGCCTCACGGTCGGCGTCCTCGAGCGGCGCGACTGGGCGGCCGGCACCTCGAGCCGCGCCAGCAAGCTCATCCACGGCGGCCTGCGGTACCTCGAGATGCTCGACTTCCACCTCGTCCACGAGGCGCTCCGCGAGCGCGGGCTCCTCGTCGACCGGCTGGCCCCGCACCTCGTGCACCCCGTGCCCTTCCTCTTCCCGCTCGAGAAGCAGTGGCAGCGCTTCTACATCGGCGCCGGCATCGCGCTCTACGACGGCATGGCCGGCGTGCTCGGCCGCACCGGCGGCGAGGGCCGCCGCACCGTCCCGCTGCACCGGCACATGACCCGCAAGGGCCTGCACCGCCGCTTCCGCGACTTCCGCCGCGACGCCGCCGTCGGCGCCATCCAGTACTGGGACGCCAAGGTCGACGACGCCCGCCTCGTGCACGTGCTCGTCCGCACGGCCGTCGGCCACGGCGCCCTCGCGGCCGCCCGCACGCAGGTCGTCGGCTACCTCGAGGAGGGCGGGCGCGTCGTCGGCGTGCGCGCCGTCGACCTGGAGTCCGGCGAGGAGATCGCCGTGCGCGCCCGACACGTCGTCGGCGCCACGGGCGTCTGGACGGACGAGATCCAGGAGCTCTTCCGCACCCGCGGCCTCGAGGTCCGCGCCTCCAAGGGCGTGCACATCATCGTGCCGAAGGAGGCCGTCGACGGGGAGTCCGGCCTCATCCTCCGCACGGAGAAGAGCGTCCTATTCGTCATCCCGTGGGAGACGCACTGGGTCATCGGCACGACCGACACCCCGTGGGACCTCGAGAAGGACCACCCCGTGGCCACGAGCGAGGACATCGAGTACCTCCTCGACCACGCGAACGCCGTGCTCTCCCGGCCGCTCTCGCGCGACGACGTCATCGGCGTCTACACGGGCCTGCGCCCGCTGCTCCAGCCGACCGCGAAGGGCGACCTGCCCGGCGAGGGCGGGGAGAAGGGCGGCAAGGGCGGCGGCGACCCGACGACGACCACGAAGGTGTCGCGCGAGCACACCGTGGCCACCCTGCGCCCCGGCCTCACGGTCGTGGCGGGCGGCAAGTACACGACGTACCGGGTCATGGCCCGCGACGTCGTCGACGCCGCCCTGGCCGACGCGGCCCCCGGCGACCGCCCGGCCGGCCCGTCGCTGACGGCGGACCTCCCGCTCGCGGGCGCCGACGGCTACGGCGTCCGCTGGGCGCAGCGCAGCCGGATCGCGGCCGAGCGCGGCTGGTCGGTCGAGCGGGTCGAGCACCTGCTCCACCGCTACGGCTCGCTCCTCGACGAGGTGCTCGCGCTCGTCGACGCCGACCCCTCCCTCGGCGAGCCCCTCGAGGGCGCGGAGCACTACCTCCGCGTCGAGGCGCTCTACGCCGCGACGCACGAGGGGGCCCTCCACGTCGAGGACGTCCTCACCCGCCGCACCCGGCTCTCCTACGAGCAGGCCGACCGGGGGACGGCGAGCGCCCGCGCCGTCGCCGACCTCCTCGCCGGCCCGCTCGGCTGGGACGCCGCGCAGGTCGCGGAGGAGGTCGCCAGCTACCTCGCCCGCGTCGAGGCCGAGCGCGCCGCCGAGGTGGAGGACGACGACGCCGCCGCCGAGCGCCGCCGCCTCGAGGCGCCGGACATCCGCCCGGACGTGCCCGTCACGTCCGCCGGGGGCCCCGCCGCGGCCTGACCCGCGGACCGCCGTGGCGTGCCCGTCCAGAGGCGGCGGGCACGCCACGGGGCCGCGCCCCGGCCCGGCGGCGACCCGCCGGGCTGCACCACCCAGAGAGGTCGACGATGACCGCAGCAGGACCCACGGCCGCCACCCGCCGCCGCAACCCCCTCGCCGCGCCGCACCCGGCGCCGCGCCTGCCCGACGACGAGGTCGCCCGCCGCTACCCGCGGCTGCGCGTCCAGGTCTTCGCGGGCATCTTCATCGGCTACGCCGCGTACTACCTCATCCGCAACAACGTCCCGCTCGTCGCGACCCTGCTGCGCGACGAGCAGGGCTTCTCCGCCGTCGGGCTCGGCATCATCACCAACGCCGTCCTCGTCGCCTACGGGCTGTCGAAGTTCCTCTCCGCCATGGTGTCCGACCGCAGCGACGCCCGGTTGTTCCTGCCGGTCGGGCTGGCGCTGTCCGCCGTCGCCAACCTCGTCGTGGGCCTCGTCCCGGCCGTCTCGGCGAGCGTGGCGCTGCTCGCGGTCGTCATGGTCGTCAACGGCTGGTTCCAGGGCATGGGGTGGCCGCCCAGCGGCCGCGTCCTCGTCCACTGGTTCTCGACCGGCGAGCGCGGGCGCCGCACGGCGCTGTGGAACGTCGCGCACAACGTCGGCGGCGCCGGCTCGGGCGCGCTGGCCGGCCTGGCCGTCGCCTGGTTCGGCGGCTACCGCGCCGCCTTCTGGTTCCCCGCGCTCGTCTGCCTCGTCCTCGCCGTCGTCGCCTACGTGCTGCTGCGCGACCGCCCCGAGGCCGTCGGCCTCCCGCGGATCGAGGAGCACCGCTCCGACCCCGCCCCCGTCGACACCGAGGCTGAGGACGCCGGGCTCAGCAGCTGGCAGGTCGTCCGCCGGCACGTGCTCCGCAACCGGACGATGGTCAACCTCGCGCTCGCCAACGTCTTCGTCTACATGCTCCGCTACGGCGTCCTCGTGTGGGCCCCCGTCTACCTCGCGGACGTGCGCGGCGCGAGCCTGGGCGAGGGCATCGCGGGGTTCTCGCTCTTCGAGCTCGCGGGCATCCCGGGCACGCTGCTCTGCGGGTGGGTGAGCGACCGCGTGTTCCGTGGTCGTCGGACCCCCGCCGGCGTCCTCTTCCTCGGCGGCGTCGCCGCGGCCGTCGCCGTCTACTGGCTGTCCCCCGTCGACGGGCCGCTGTGGGTCTCCTACGCGGCGCTCGTCGTCATCGGCGGCCTCATCTACGGGCCCGTCATGCTCATCGGCCTGCAGGCCCTCGACCTCAGCCCGCGGCACGTCGCGGGCACCGCCGCCGGCTTCACCGGGCTCTTCGGCTACGTGCTCGGCGCCACCCTCGCCAGCACCGGCATCGGCCTGTCGGTCACCGCCTTCGGGTGGGACACGACCTTCGTGCTGATCCTCGTCGGCGTCGCCGTGGCCGTCGGCTTCCTGCTCCTCGTGGGCCGCGACGAGACGGCGCTCCGCGCCCGTCGGGCCGCGACGCCCACGACCTGACCCCGGCCGGTCCGCCCGCACCCACCGACCCCGACCCCGACCCTGACACCGTCGTCACGAGAGGAACCCCATGGCACCGTCCCTGGCCGACGTCTTCCTGTCCGAGGTGCTGGGCACCGCGACGCTCACGCTGCTCGGCTGCGGCGTGGTCGCGAACGCCCTGCTCGCCCGGACCAAGGGCTTCGCCGGCGGCCCCCTGTTCATCAACTTCGGCTGGGGCCTCGCGGTCTTCGCCGGCGTCTACGTGGCGTACGCCTCGGGCGCGCACCTCAACCCGGCCGTCACCATCGGCCTCCTCGTGTCCGGCAGCGACTACGCCCCCGGCGTCGAGGCCACGCTGGGCAGCACCCTCGTGTACTTCTCCGCGGAGATGATCGGCGGCTTCCTCGGCGCCGTCGTCTGCTGGCTGGCGTACAAGAAGCACTTCGACGCGACCGAGGACGGCTCGCTCAAGCTGGCGGTCTTCTCCACCGGTCCCGAGATCCGCAGCTACCCGTGGAACGTCCTCACCGAGGTGATCGCGACGTTCGTGCTCGTCCTCGTCATCCTCCTCTTCGGCCGCACCCCCGCCGCGCTCGGCGCGATCCCCGTCGCCCTGCTCGTCGTCGGCATCGGCGCCTCCCTCGGCGGGCCCACGGGCTACGCCATCAACCCGGCCCGCGACCTCGGCCCGCGCATCGCGCACGCGCTGCTCCCCATCCCGGGCAAGGGCGGGTCGGACTGGGCGTACGCCTGGGTGCCCGTCGTCGGCCCGGTCATCGGCGGCGCCCTCGCCGGCGTCGTCTTCTACGCCTTCCCCGTCCTCTCCTGAGCCACCGCCCGCCCGCAGTCCCCGCCCCGACCGAGAACCCCGTCCCGGAAGGACACCGACGTCCCATGACCGAGAGCACCAGCAGCGCCCGCTACGTCGTCGCCATCGACCAGGGCACGACGAGCACCCGCGCCATCGTCTTCGACCACGCGGGCACCATCGTCTCCACCGGCCAGCTGGAGCACGAGCAGATCTTCCCCCGCGCCGGCTGGGTCGAGCACGACCCCGCCGAGATCTGGCGCAACACCCGGGAGGTCATCGGCCAGGCCCTGTCCCGCGCCGACATCACCCGGCACGACGTGGCCGCGGTCGGCATCACCAACCAGCGCGAGACGACCGTCGTCTGGGACAAGAACACCGGCGAGCCGGTCTACAACGCCATCGTCTGGCAGGACGTGCGCACCCAGCCGATCGTCGACCGGCTCGCGGCCGACGGCGGCGTCGACCGCTTCCGCCAGGTCTGCGGGCTCCCGCTCAACCCGTACTTCGCCGGCACGAAGATCATGTGGGTCCTCGAGAACGTCGAGGGCGCCCGCGAGCGGGCCGAGGCGGGCGACCTCCTCTTCGGCACCACCGACTCGTGGGTGCTGTGGAACCTCACCGGCGGCACCGACGGCGGCGTCCACCTCACCGACGTCACCAACGCCTCGCGCACCCTCTTCATGGACCTGCGCACGCTGCAGTGGGACGACGACGTCCTCGCCGCCATGGACATCCCCCGGGCGATGCTCCCGGAGATCCGCTCGTCGTCCGAGGTCTACGGCACCGTCCGGGCGTCGAGCCTGCTCCGCGAGACGCCGATCGCCGGCATCCTCGGCGACCAGCAGGCGGCCACCTTCGGCCAGGCGGCCTTCTCGCCCGGCGAGGCCAAGAACACCTACGGCACCGGCAACTTCCTCATCGTCAACACCGGCGAGGACCTCGTCTTCAGCGACAACGGGCTCCTCACGACGATGGCGTACCGCCTCGGCGACGCGAAGCCCGTGTACGCCCTCGAGGGGGCCATCGCCGTCACCGGCTCCCTCGTGCAGTGGCTGCGCGACAACCTCGGGCTCGTCTCCTCCGCCTCGGAGATCGAGGCCCTCGCGGGCTCGGTCGAGGACAACGGCGGCGTGTACGTCGTCCCGGCGTTCTCCGGCCTCTTCGCCCCGTACTGGCGCGGCGACGCGCGCGGCGCCGTGGTCGGCCTCACGCGCTACGTCACGAAGGCGCACATCGCGCGGGCCGCGCTGGAGGCCACCGCCTTCCAGACCCGCGAGGTCCTGGACGCCGCGGACGCCGACTCCGGCGTGCCCCTGACGGAGCTGCGCGTCGACGGCGGCATGGTCGTCAACGACCTGCTCATGCAGTTCCAGGCGGACGTCCTCGGCGTGCCCGTGGTGCGCCCCGTCGTCGCCGAGACGACGGCGCTCGGCGCGGCCTACGCGGCCGGCCTGGCCGTCGGCTTCTGGTCCGACCTCGACGAGGTGCGCGCCAACTGGGCCGAGGACAAGCGGTGGGAGCCCCAGATGGAGGAGGCCGAGCGCGAGCGCGTGCTGCGCCTGTGGAAGAAGGCCGTCACCCGCACGTTCGACTGGGTCGACGACGACGTGCGCTGACGCGGGCCGACGTCCCTGACGTCGGCCCCGACGCCGCAGGGCCCCGCACCTCCCGAGGTGCGGGGCCCTGCGGCGTCCCCGGGGCCCCGGGGAGGGCGGTCAGAAGAGCGCGGACGCGAGGGCGCGGCGGGCGGCGACGACACGCGGGTCGGCCGCGCCGACGACCTCGAAGAGCTCGACGAGGCGGACGCGGACGCGGTCGCGCTCGTCGCCGGACGTGGCGCGCACCGTCGCGACGAGCCGGCGGAAGGCGTCCTCGACGTGGCCGCCGAGGACGTCGAGGTCCGCGACGAGCAGGGCCGCGTCGACGTCGGCGGCGTCCGCGGCGGCCGCGGCCCGCGCCTGCTGCAGGTCGACGCCGCTCGTGCGGCGCAGCAGCTCGACCTGCGCCAGGCCGAGGCGGGCGTCCTCGTCGGCCGGGGCCTCCGCGAGCGCCCGCCGGTAGGCGTCCGCGGCCGCGTCGAGGTCGTCGCGCTCGATGGCGTCGTACGCCTCCTGGTGCAGCGGCGGCAGCGGCGGCTCGATGGGGCCCTCGTCCTCCGCGCCGTCGCCGGCCCCGCCGTCGAGGCGGCCCGTGACGCCCTGGCGCTGGGCCAGGTCGAGCAGCGCGTCGAGGTACTGGCGCACCTGCTCGGCCGGCAGCACCCCCTGGAAGAGGGGCACGGGCTGGCCGGCCACGAGGGCGAGGACGGCCGGCACCGTCTGCACCTGGAAGGCCGCGGCGATCTGCGGGCTCGCGTCGGCGTCCACCTCGGCGAGCAGCCAGCGGCCGGCGTCGGCGGCCACCGCCGCCCGCAGGTCGGCGGCGAGGTCGGCGGCGCCCTGCGCGCGGGGCGAGGACAGGACGACGACGACGGGCACCGACGTCGAGCCCTCGACGACCTCGCGGAAGTTCGCCTCCGTCACCGCGACGACGAGGCCGGACGCCCCGCCCTCGGCGCCGCCGCCGCCCGCCGGGCCCGCCGCGGCGGGCGCGGGCGCCGGGCGGCCGAGGCCGGAGAGGTCCACGGCCCCCCGCACGTCGAAGCCCGGCCCGGCGGGGGCGCCGCCCGGGCGGGGTCGGCCGCTGCGCTGGCTCATGGGTGTCGCCTTCCGTCGGTGGTGCGGCACGCGGTGCGTGCCGGTGCGGGCGGGCCGTCGCGGCCCCGCGGCCCGGCCCGGGGACGGGCGGGCGGACGCGGTCGGCGGCGGCGGACCGGCGCCGATGCTGCCACGACCGGCCTCCGCCCACGGCCCGGGGCGGGCGGGGCGCGGACCGGCCGGGCGGCCCGGCGGTCGGGTCAGGAGGCCTCGGCGGCCACCAGCACGCGGTCGGCCGCGACGGCACGCACCTGCGTGTCCTCGGCGTCGGCGGGCGGGACGACGAGGGCGACGGCCTCGACCCACGTCGTCGACGTGCGCTCCCCGGCCTCCCCCGCCCCCGCGAGCGCGGCCTCGTCGGCCGGCAGGCGCAGGAGGGCGCCCTCCGAGCCGGGCTCGAGCTGCTGGACCCGCTCGGTGTCGAGCAGCCCGAGGACGAGGGCGCCGCCGTCGCCGGTGGCGACGGACACGACCGAGCCCTCCCGCACGGCGCGGGTCACGGACCAGTCGAAGAAGTCGAGGGCGTCGGCCTCCGTCTCCTCGGCCGAGACGACCTGGCGGAAGGCGTCGTCGGCCACGGCCGCGGCAGCGTCCCCGGCGTCCGCGGCCGGGGTCCCGAGGGCGGCCGCGTAGGCGGCGACGGCGTCGGCGGGCGGGAGCACGAGCGCGGCGGGGTCGACGGCCGGCGTGCCCGCGTCGCCCGTGGCGGTGCCGGGCACGACGGCGCCCGGCAGGAGCCCCGCCGTCGCGACGAGCCGGTAGGGGCTGCGCGCGTCGTCCTGGACGAGCACGGACAGCTGCGGCTGCTGCTGGCCCTCGGCCTGGGTCACCGTCGCCCAGGTGCGGGGGAAGGTGCCGGCGGCGGCCGACGGGTCGACGGCGTCGGCGGGCACGGCGCCCTCCTCCGCGCCCGGCGTGGCCACGGCGGGGACGACGTCGCGCAGCACCTCGCCGCCGACCGGGGCGGGGGCGGGCGAGCCGCCCACGACACCCTGCAGCCGGTAGCGCGCGAGACGCAGCTCGGCGGCGGCGCCCGTCACGCGCGGCTCGAGGAGGGCGGCGTCGCGGGCGGCGTCGGCGGCGGCGAGCGCCTCGGACACCTCGGCGCGCACGACGTCGGCGCGGTCGGCCGTGAGCGCCGCCACGGGACCCTCGACGGCCTGCGGCCGCGGCTGCGGCACGGGCTCGGCGGCGCAGGAGGCCAGCCCGAGGGCGAGGACCCCGGCGACGCCGAGGGCGGCGGGACGACGGACGGCGCGGCTCATCGGGTCTCCTCGGGGGCGGCCGCGGCCAGGGCGCGGCGGCGGCGGCGGGACGCCAGGGCGGTGACGACGGCGAGGACCAGCGCGAGCACGAGGGCGGCGACGCCCCCGGCCACGAGCGGGGCGGCCTCCGGGCCGGCGACCTGCTCCTGCGGCCAGGTGAGCGTCAGCTCGTCCGGGGCGGGCGCCGTCCCGTCGGTCGCCGCGAGGACGACCCAGCGGCCCTCCGGCGGGGCGAGCTCGAAGGACGCCGAGCCCTCCCCCGTGGCGACCTGGGTCCACAGGTCCGAGGTCGCGGGCTCGGGCAGCGCGGGCTCCCCGGCGTCGGGCGTGGCCGGCGGGGTGACGGCGAGGGACGTCGCGGCCTCGCCCTCGGCGGGCTGCTCGAGGCCCCCGACGACGGTCGTCGGCACGCCGTCCAGCCACGCCATGGCGTCGACCTCGCGGGCGAGGACGAGGGTGACGGGGCGGTCGGCGGCGGTCGCGGTCACCGTGACGGGGCCGGGGCGCGTCTCGAGGACGCCCGGGGCGGTGACGAGGACGCGGGTGCCGTCGTCGGCGGCGCCGGTGACGGCGGTGGCCGAGACCGTGGCCGACGGCAGCCACACCGTGCGGGCGGCGACGCCGAGACCGAGGGCGGTGAGGCCGAGGACGGCCAGCAGGGCCGTCGCGACGACCCCGGCGACGACGGCGCCGCGCCGCGGGCGGACGGGGCCGGCGGCCCGGGGGGCCTCGGGGGCGGCAGCGGCCGGCGCGGGCCAGGGGGCGGCCGGCCGGCCGGGGGTCCCGTCGGGGTTCTCCTCGGGGGCCCGGTCGGCGGTGCCGTCGGCGGGCGGGGTGGGGTGGGGCACGGGGGTCCTGTCGGTCGGGGACGGTGGCCGGCCGTGCGCGGGCGCACGACGGGGCCCCGGCCGCTCGGCCGGGGCCCGTGCCCCCAGCGAGCCGTGGGGCGGGAGGGGCGCTACGGGGCGCCGGGGGCGGAGGTCGGCCCGGGGGCCGCCTCGACGACGGCCGCCTCGAGGCGGTCGACCTTGCCCTGGAGCTCGCCCGAGCGGCCGGGGCGGATGTCCGCCTTCAGCACGAGGGAGAGGCGGGCGTCGGGGCCGGCGTGCTGCCCGACCGCCTCGGTGGCGCGGCGGACGACGTCCATGACCTCGTCCCAGCTGCCCTCGACCGTCGTGAACATCGCGTCGGTCCGGTTCGGCAGCCCGCTCTCCCGCACGACCCGCACGGCCGCGGCGACGGCTCCCGCGAGGGAGTCACCGGCCTGCGGGGCGACGGAGAAGGCGACGAGCACCCGTCCACGGTACCCGCGCGACGGGGGTGCTCGTGACCGTCCCGTGACCAGGGCCCGTCGTCCGGGACGGCGCGGGGGCGGTCGCCGGGACGTCCCCGGGCCGTCGCAGGGCCCTCACGGGGCCGCACCTGCCCGGCGGCCGGGCGCCTGCGCACCCCCCTCGCCGTGGCCCTAGGTTCCCCGCATGAGCACCGAGGACGGGGCGGCACGCCCTGCCGTGGCGGACGTCCTGGGCGGCGGGCCCGCGCCGCAGCTGCTCGGCCTCGACCACGTCGGCGTGGCCACGGCCGACCTCGCCGCGGCCCTCGACCTCCACGTCCGGGTGCTGGGGATGCGGGTCGTCCACGAGGAGACCAACGAGGAGCAGGGCGTCCACGAGGTGATGCTCGTCGTCGGGCCGCTCGACGACGGCCCCCGCGTCCAGCTGCTCGCCCCGACCGGTGCCGGCTCGCCCGTCGCCCGCTTCCTCGACCGCCGCGGGCCCGGGCTCCAGCAGGTCGCCTACCGCGTGCGCGACGTCGCCGCCGCCACCGCCGCCCTCACGGCCGCGGGGCTGCGGGTCCTCCCCCCGGCCGTGCGCACGGGGACGGCCGGCAGCCGCGTCGCCTTCGTCCACCCGGCCGACGCGGGCGGGGTGCTCGTCGAGCTCGTCGAGCACGTCCCCGACGCCCCGGACGCCTCGGACGCCGGGGACGCCCGGGACGGCCGCGACGCCGGGGCGCCGGCGTGAGCCCCTCCCCCGACGGCGTCCCCGACGTCCCCGACGACGGCACGCCTCCCCCGCCGCCCGCCGGCCGCCGGCCGCGTCGGGTCCCCCGGTGGCGGCGGGCGCTGCGGGCGGCGCGGGAGGCCCGCACGGTCGCGCCGCCCCCGCACGACGAGACCCTCGACGACGTCCTGGCGCACGCCCCGCCGCCGCCCCCGCCGCCCGCGCCCGGCCTGGCGGCCCCGCGCCCCGACGAGGCGGAGGGGCCCTTCGGGCCGCTGGGGACCGCCTTCAACCGGTCCCACCCCTTCTACCTCGGCTTCGTCGGGGCCGTCGGCGTCCTCGTCGCGCTCCTGCTCGCGCGCGCGGTCACCGAGCTCGCGCAGGTCATCACGTTCGTCCTCATCGCCTTCTTCCTCGCCCTGGCGCTCGAGCCCGTCGTCGACGCCCTGGAACGGCGGGGGCTGCCGCGACCGGCGGGCATCGTCGCCGTCTTCGGCGGGCTCCTCGTGCTCGTCGGGTCCTTCGTCGCCGCCGTCATCCCGGTGCTCGTGGAGCAGGCCGCCGAGCTCGTCCAGGCGGTCCCGGACACGGTCGCCGACATCCAGGGCCAGCAGTGGTTCCTCGACCTCGACGAGCGCTACGACGTCGTCGGCCGGGTGAGCGCCGAGGTGACGGAGGCGCTGACGACGGGCGACGGCCTGCAGGTCCTCGCGGGCGGGCTGCTCGGCGCGGGCCAGGCCGTCGTCTCCGGCGTCGTGTCGACCCTCACCGTGCTCGTGCTGACGCTCTACCTGCTGGCCTCGCTGCGGGCCGCCCGCGCCGCCGGGTACCGGCTGGTGCCCGCCTCGCGCCGGCGCCGGGTGCAGCTGCTCGGCGACGAGATCAGCCGCCGGATCGGCGGGTACGTCATCGGGCAGCTCTCGCTGGCGACCCTCAACGGCGTCCTCACCTACGTGCTGGTCCTCGTCCTCGACCTGCCCTACGCCATCGTCCTCGCGGTGACGGTCGGCCTGCTCGGCGTCATCCCGCTCATCGGGGCGACGCTCGGCGCCGTCGTCGTCGCGGTCGTCGCCCTGGCCACCTCGCCGTGGCTCGCGCTCGTCGTGGCCGTCTACTACCTCGTCTACCAGCAGCTGGAGAACTACGTC
The genomic region above belongs to Pseudokineococcus lusitanus and contains:
- a CDS encoding thiamine-binding protein; this encodes MLVAFSVAPQAGDSLAGAVAAAVRVVRESGLPNRTDAMFTTVEGSWDEVMDVVRRATEAVGQHAGPDARLSLVLKADIRPGRSGELQGKVDRLEAAVVEAAPGPTSAPGAP
- the mce gene encoding methylmalonyl-CoA epimerase; the protein is MSTEDGAARPAVADVLGGGPAPQLLGLDHVGVATADLAAALDLHVRVLGMRVVHEETNEEQGVHEVMLVVGPLDDGPRVQLLAPTGAGSPVARFLDRRGPGLQQVAYRVRDVAAATAALTAAGLRVLPPAVRTGTAGSRVAFVHPADAGGVLVELVEHVPDAPDASDAGDARDGRDAGAPA
- a CDS encoding AI-2E family transporter, translating into MSPSPDGVPDVPDDGTPPPPPAGRRPRRVPRWRRALRAAREARTVAPPPHDETLDDVLAHAPPPPPPPAPGLAAPRPDEAEGPFGPLGTAFNRSHPFYLGFVGAVGVLVALLLARAVTELAQVITFVLIAFFLALALEPVVDALERRGLPRPAGIVAVFGGLLVLVGSFVAAVIPVLVEQAAELVQAVPDTVADIQGQQWFLDLDERYDVVGRVSAEVTEALTTGDGLQVLAGGLLGAGQAVVSGVVSTLTVLVLTLYLLASLRAARAAGYRLVPASRRRRVQLLGDEISRRIGGYVIGQLSLATLNGVLTYVLVLVLDLPYAIVLAVTVGLLGVIPLIGATLGAVVVAVVALATSPWLALVVAVYYLVYQQLENYVLAPRIMQRTVSVPGAVALVAALAGGSLLGLLGALVAIPLAAGVLLVVQEVVVPRQDRS